The genome window TGCGTCTTCGGTGCGGAGCCGAGGGCCTGGACCGAGGAGGAGGTCGGGATCCTCGAGCAGCTCGCCGCCTCGGTGGTGTCGGAGCTGGAGCTCCGGGCCCTGGACGTGGAGCTGGAGACCGACCGCCTGCTGTGGGAGCTGGCCATCGACGCCGGCGGGGTCGGCACCTTCGACTGGGACCTGCAGAGCGGGGTCCTCAGCTGGGACGACCGGCTCGTCGCCCTGTTCGGGTACACCCGCGACAGCTTCGACGAGAGCATCGAGGCCTTCCAGGCCCGCGTGCACCCCGCCGACCGCGACCGGGTGGCCGCGGCGCTGCAGGGCGCCATCGACACCGCGGGCGTGTACGAGTCGGAGTACCGGGTGCTGCTGCCCGACGGCCGGACCCGCTGGGTGGGGGCGCGCGGCCGGGCGCTGCCGGACGAGCACGGTCTCAGCGTGCGCGTCGTCGGCGCCGCCTACGACACCTCGGCCCGGCGGGACTCCGAGGCCCGGGTGGCCCGGGTGCTCGAGTCGATGTCGGCGGCCTTCTACTCCCTGGACCGCGGGTGGCGGTTCACCTACGTCAACGCCGAGGCGGAGCGGCTGCTCGGCCGACCGCGCTCGGAGCTGCTCGGCGGCGTCATCTGGGAGCTGTTCCCCGGCACGGTCGGCTCGGCCTTCGAGAGCGGGTACCGCTCGGCGATGGAGGACGGGGTGCAGGTCACCTTCGACGCCTACTACCCCGCGCCGCTGGACGGCTGGTACGAGCTGCGCGTCTGGCCGGGCGACGACGGCATCAGCGTGTACTTCCTGGAGATCAGCGAGCGCCGGGCGGCGCAGACGCAGCTGCAGGTCGCCGCGGCGCAGGCCTCGCTGCTGGCCGAGGTGACGTCCGGCCTCACCGAGACCGTCGACCCGGAGGTCCAGGCCGAGCGGCTGGCGCGCATGGTGGTCCCGACGCTGGGCACCTGGGCCCGGGTGGTGCTGCTCGAGGACGACCCGCGCAGCCGGGACCACGACGGCGTCCGGACGGTCGCGACCTGGCCCTCCGCCGACGTCGCCGACGACGGGCGTGCCGGGGCGGCCGACGCCCACGGGGGACCGGAGGAGGACGGGGGGCTGGGGGAGACCTTCGAGCTGCGTGCCCGGGGGAGGACCCTCGGGCGGCTCGTGCTCGGTCCGGACGGCACCGGCACGGCCGGCTCCCGGGGCCCGCGGGCCGAGGAGGTCGTCGCCCGCGCCGCGCTGGCGCTGGACAACGCCCGCCTGCACCGCCAGCGGCGCCACCTCGTGGAGGAGCTGCAGCGGTCCATGCTCACCGAGCCGCCGCAGCCGGACCACCTGCAGGTGACGGTGCGGTACCGGCCCGCGGCGGACGACGTCCAGGTCGGCGGCGACTGGTACGACGCGTTCCTGCAGCCGGACGGCGCCACCGTGCTCGTCATCGGCGACGTCGTCGGCCACGACAGCGCGGCCGCCGCCGCGATGGCCCAGGTCCGCACCCTGCTGCGGGCCGTCGCGGCCGACCGCGGCGAGGCCCCCGCCCGGGTGCTCACGCGCGTGGACACGGTGATGGACACGCTCCAGGTCGTCTCCACCGCCACGGTCGTCGTCGCCCGCCTGGAGCAGACCGAGGAGGAGCTCCTCCGCGGGGTGAGCCGGCTGCGGTGGGCCAACGCGGGGCACCCGCCGCCCGTGCTGCTCGGCGCGGACGGCTCGACCAGGGTCCTCGAGGCCGACGAGGCGGACCTGCTGCTCGGCATCGACCCCGGGACCGGGCGCGCCGACCGCGAGGTCCTCGTCGAGCGCGGCAGCACGCTGCTGCTCTACACCGACGGCCTCGTCGAGCGTCGCGGGCAGTCCCTGGACGAGGGCATCGCGCTGCTGCGGACCCGGCTGGAGGAGCTGGCGGACCTGCCCCTGGACGAGCTCTGCGACCGGCTGCTCGACCGGCTGGTGCCGGAGCGGGCGGACGACGAC of Aquipuribacter hungaricus contains these proteins:
- a CDS encoding SpoIIE family protein phosphatase; amino-acid sequence: MTGSPVGRQGTGPSGTWAEEPGRLRSATRFRHASGDHPAVNRLAALAAQLLRAAHAQVSLLTDVQTVAGGTGLRAGAVGSEGPLGDSLCTVTAASGGPLVVPDATADVRVSALPPVLDGTVRAYLGVPLVARGAVVGAMCVFGAEPRAWTEEEVGILEQLAASVVSELELRALDVELETDRLLWELAIDAGGVGTFDWDLQSGVLSWDDRLVALFGYTRDSFDESIEAFQARVHPADRDRVAAALQGAIDTAGVYESEYRVLLPDGRTRWVGARGRALPDEHGLSVRVVGAAYDTSARRDSEARVARVLESMSAAFYSLDRGWRFTYVNAEAERLLGRPRSELLGGVIWELFPGTVGSAFESGYRSAMEDGVQVTFDAYYPAPLDGWYELRVWPGDDGISVYFLEISERRAAQTQLQVAAAQASLLAEVTSGLTETVDPEVQAERLARMVVPTLGTWARVVLLEDDPRSRDHDGVRTVATWPSADVADDGRAGAADAHGGPEEDGGLGETFELRARGRTLGRLVLGPDGTGTAGSRGPRAEEVVARAALALDNARLHRQRRHLVEELQRSMLTEPPQPDHLQVTVRYRPAADDVQVGGDWYDAFLQPDGATVLVIGDVVGHDSAAAAAMAQVRTLLRAVAADRGEAPARVLTRVDTVMDTLQVVSTATVVVARLEQTEEELLRGVSRLRWANAGHPPPVLLGADGSTRVLEADEADLLLGIDPGTGRADREVLVERGSTLLLYTDGLVERRGQSLDEGIALLRTRLEELADLPLDELCDRLLDRLVPERADDDVALVAVRLHPQDRPRPPEAGPGTGSRNVPAG